A window from Balearica regulorum gibbericeps isolate bBalReg1 chromosome 1, bBalReg1.pri, whole genome shotgun sequence encodes these proteins:
- the LOC104634775 gene encoding sulfotransferase 6B1 produces MSNPSEAELIHMFKGIPFTTRSSPELLKSLDTFDAREDDVLLVSYPKSGTHWLAGVITKLYNTQVTLTSPIEFGDISRLEELNKLSSKRIIPTHLDYNMLPPNFKNKKCKMIYISRNPKDTAVSMYHYYRDNPNLPTVDTWTAFFDLFLKGDVVCGSWFDHFLSWEEQENDKNILFLFYEDMKKDLPKTVKEISLFLGLNVSDNDIQDICKKSSFSEMKSDTEKENSDPSHTVCALTSNRKLIFRKGTVGDWKNYFTPKQNRRFEEIFNEKMKLSKRAKSLTYEF; encoded by the exons ATGTCCAACCCCAGCGAGGCAGAACTCATTCACATGTTTAAGGGGATTCCGTTTACCACCAGGTCTTCTCCAGAACTTTTAAAATCCTTGGATACTTTTGATGCTAGAGAAGATGATGTCCTTTTGGTTTCCTATCCCAAATCTG gcaCTCACTGGCTTGCAGGAGTTATAACAAAGCTTTACAACACTCAAGTTACTCTAACATCTCCCATTGAATTTGGAGATATTTCCAGACTGGAGGAGCTGAATAAACTCTCGTCAAAGAGAATCATCCCAACACACTTGGACTACAACATGCTACCTCcaaattttaagaataaaaaatgcaag ATGATCTACatcagcagaaatccaaaagaTACTGCAGTTTCCATGTATCATTACTACAGAGATAACCCAAACCTTCCCACTGTAGACACCTGGACTGCTTTCTTTGACTTGTTCTTAAAAGGAGATG ttgtctGTGGATCCTGGTTCGATCATTTCCTAAGTTgggaagaacaagaaaatgacaaaaacatCCTGTTTTTGTTCTATGAAGACATGAAGAAG GATCTCCCTAAGACTGTAAAGGAAATTAGTCTGTTCCTGGGTTTAAACGTCAGTGACAATGATATCCAAGACATCTGCAAGAAGTCCTCATTCTCAGAGATGAAAAGcgacacagaaaaggaaaacagtgatCCCAGTCACACTGTTTGTGCGCTGACATCCAACAGGAAGCTGATTTTCCGAAAAG GCACTGTTGGTGATTGGAAGAACTATTTCACTCCAAAACAGAATCGAAGGTTTGAGGAgatatttaatgagaaaatgaaactcaGCAAAAGGGCAAAAAGTCTCACCTATGAATTTTGA